From Aquabacter sp. L1I39, the proteins below share one genomic window:
- a CDS encoding acetate--CoA ligase family protein: MSLAPSVIETASLEPLFRPRSVAIIGASATPGKIGAVPVAMLREYDFSGAVYPVNPKGGRISGYEAVPSLAAIGGPVDLAIIAIPASGVLEALEECAARGTKAAVVFSSGFAEVGGAGEDAQAALTALARRSGMRIIGPNALGVANLETGLVASFCPFFKPRFPSGGSIGLVSQSGAFGGYVANLAQDRGLSFSTWITTGNEADVEVADGIAYLAADPATRVILVYMEGARNGPRLVAALGQAREAGKPVIVLKVGRTEAGAAAAASHTASLAGADAVYDAVLRQCGAHRARTIAEWFDLGYAYAVGRPPRNTAIGLITVSGGVGVMMADEAVSGGLDPTPLGEEAQARIREIIPFAGTRNPVDVTGQMLGELDRFGDMVEVVLAEADFGSIVAFNAGAGHREDNGFRIQKVWQEVRARHPDAFLAISGATPPAVRAAYEADGCLVFTEPDAAVRTAAAMAQLSAPRPARTPPAPMAPLALPAGTLNEHDALAVLAAAGLPVPGARTAATPEAAAEAAREIGFPVVVKVLSADILHKSDIGGVALNLGDAEAVKRAAEEVMARARAAMPGARIEGCLVAPMVPFKGAVETILGVQVDPVFGPMVMFGLGGVLVEVLHDVALKRAPFGLEEAREMIASIKGAAILQGVRGAPPADIDALAHALSDLSRFAAAHQDQLVTLDINPFLVRPAGQGAVALDAVITTRI; the protein is encoded by the coding sequence ATGAGCCTTGCCCCTTCGGTCATCGAGACCGCGTCCCTGGAGCCTCTGTTCCGCCCCCGCTCGGTCGCCATTATCGGCGCCTCGGCCACACCGGGAAAGATCGGCGCCGTTCCGGTGGCCATGCTGCGCGAATACGACTTTTCGGGCGCGGTCTATCCGGTCAATCCCAAGGGCGGCCGCATCAGCGGCTATGAGGCGGTGCCCTCTCTCGCCGCCATCGGCGGCCCGGTGGACCTCGCCATCATCGCCATTCCCGCCTCGGGCGTGCTGGAGGCGCTGGAAGAGTGCGCGGCGCGCGGCACCAAGGCGGCCGTGGTGTTCAGCTCCGGCTTTGCCGAAGTGGGCGGGGCAGGGGAGGACGCGCAGGCGGCGCTGACAGCCCTGGCGCGGCGCTCCGGCATGCGCATCATCGGGCCGAACGCGCTGGGCGTCGCCAATCTGGAGACGGGCCTCGTCGCCAGCTTCTGCCCCTTCTTCAAGCCGCGCTTTCCCTCCGGCGGGTCCATCGGCCTCGTCAGCCAGTCCGGCGCCTTCGGCGGCTATGTGGCGAACCTGGCCCAGGACCGGGGCCTGTCCTTTTCCACCTGGATCACCACCGGCAACGAGGCGGATGTGGAGGTGGCGGACGGCATCGCCTATCTCGCCGCCGATCCCGCCACGCGGGTGATCCTGGTCTATATGGAAGGCGCGCGGAACGGCCCGCGCCTGGTGGCCGCCCTGGGGCAGGCGCGTGAGGCGGGCAAGCCCGTCATCGTGCTGAAAGTGGGGCGCACCGAGGCGGGTGCGGCCGCCGCCGCCTCCCACACCGCCTCGCTGGCGGGGGCAGATGCGGTCTATGACGCGGTGCTGCGCCAGTGCGGCGCCCATCGCGCCCGCACCATCGCCGAATGGTTCGACCTCGGCTATGCCTATGCGGTGGGCCGTCCGCCCCGCAATACCGCCATCGGCCTCATCACAGTCTCGGGCGGTGTCGGCGTGATGATGGCGGACGAGGCGGTCTCCGGCGGGCTCGACCCGACGCCCTTGGGCGAAGAGGCCCAGGCCCGCATCCGCGAAATCATCCCCTTCGCCGGCACGCGCAATCCCGTGGATGTCACCGGCCAGATGCTGGGCGAGCTGGACCGTTTCGGCGACATGGTGGAGGTGGTGCTGGCCGAGGCGGATTTCGGCAGCATCGTCGCCTTCAATGCCGGCGCCGGCCACCGGGAGGACAACGGCTTCCGCATCCAGAAGGTCTGGCAGGAGGTGCGCGCCCGCCATCCGGACGCTTTCCTGGCCATTTCCGGCGCAACGCCTCCCGCCGTGCGCGCCGCCTATGAGGCGGATGGCTGCCTCGTCTTCACCGAGCCGGATGCCGCCGTGCGCACCGCCGCCGCCATGGCGCAGCTGTCCGCCCCGCGCCCGGCGCGCACCCCGCCCGCCCCCATGGCACCCCTGGCCCTGCCGGCAGGCACGCTGAACGAGCATGACGCCCTGGCGGTCCTCGCCGCTGCCGGCCTCCCGGTGCCGGGCGCGCGGACAGCTGCCACACCGGAGGCGGCGGCCGAAGCGGCGCGGGAGATCGGCTTCCCCGTGGTGGTGAAGGTGCTGTCGGCCGACATCCTGCACAAGTCAGACATTGGCGGCGTCGCACTCAACCTCGGCGATGCCGAGGCGGTGAAGCGCGCGGCCGAAGAGGTCATGGCCCGCGCCCGCGCCGCCATGCCCGGCGCGCGGATCGAGGGCTGCCTCGTCGCGCCCATGGTGCCGTTCAAGGGGGCGGTGGAGACCATATTGGGCGTGCAGGTGGATCCCGTCTTCGGCCCCATGGTGATGTTCGGCCTTGGCGGCGTTCTGGTGGAGGTGCTGCACGACGTGGCGCTGAAGCGCGCGCCTTTTGGCCTGGAGGAGGCCCGTGAGATGATCGCCTCCATCAAGGGCGCGGCCATCCTTCAGGGCGTGCGCGGCGCGCCGCCTGCGGACATCGACGCGCTGGCCCACGCGCTCAGCGACCTCTCCCGCTTCGCCGCCGCTCACCAGGACCAATTGGTGACGCTGGACATCAACCCCTTCCTGGTCCGTCCCGCCGGCCAAGGGGCCGTGGCGCTCGACGCCGTCATCACAACGAGGATCTGA
- a CDS encoding NADPH:quinone oxidoreductase family protein, with translation MTAYETVDALVCSAHGEPAGLSLGSLALRALKDNEVEIEVEAAGISYVDVLMVRNLHQNKHATPFAAGMEVVGRVRSVGSGVSHVKPDDRVASLLYDGGHARRAIAAASETFLLPAACDPVRTAAWLSVALTAEIALTDRAALTAGEAVLVGGAAGGVGLCAVQLAHWHGARVIAAASDEARCDLARQAGADAALVYGDGFRERCQGLNGGRDVNVIIDPVGGAFAEAAANLLDWDGRYVVIGFAGGGIPSFAANRLLVKNRAVLGMVLGFYRWQRPAVLAAAAERVFHALADGALDAPVTVVQGLAGVPAVMEEIAGRRFLGKAVVVP, from the coding sequence ATGACGGCATATGAAACCGTGGATGCGCTGGTTTGCTCCGCCCATGGGGAGCCCGCCGGCCTGTCACTGGGTTCGCTGGCGCTGCGCGCGCTCAAGGACAACGAGGTGGAGATCGAGGTGGAGGCCGCCGGCATCTCCTATGTGGACGTGCTGATGGTGCGCAATCTCCACCAGAACAAGCACGCCACGCCCTTCGCCGCCGGCATGGAGGTGGTGGGGCGGGTGCGAAGCGTCGGCTCGGGCGTATCCCATGTGAAGCCGGACGACCGCGTGGCCTCCCTCCTTTATGACGGCGGCCACGCCCGCCGCGCCATCGCCGCCGCCAGCGAGACCTTCCTCTTGCCGGCGGCCTGTGACCCCGTGCGCACCGCCGCGTGGCTTTCGGTGGCGCTGACGGCCGAGATCGCCCTCACCGATCGGGCCGCCCTGACGGCCGGAGAAGCGGTGCTGGTGGGTGGCGCGGCCGGCGGGGTGGGCCTCTGCGCGGTGCAACTTGCCCATTGGCATGGCGCCCGCGTCATCGCCGCCGCCAGTGATGAGGCCCGCTGCGACCTGGCGCGCCAGGCCGGCGCGGATGCCGCGCTCGTCTATGGGGATGGCTTCCGCGAGCGCTGCCAGGGCCTCAATGGTGGCCGCGACGTGAATGTCATCATCGACCCGGTGGGTGGTGCCTTCGCCGAGGCCGCCGCCAACCTCCTGGACTGGGACGGGCGCTATGTGGTGATCGGCTTCGCCGGCGGCGGCATCCCCTCCTTTGCCGCCAACCGCCTGCTGGTGAAGAACCGCGCCGTGCTGGGCATGGTGCTGGGCTTCTATCGCTGGCAGCGCCCGGCCGTCCTGGCGGCGGCGGCGGAACGGGTCTTCCACGCGCTGGCGGACGGAGCCCTTGATGCGCCGGTGACGGTGGTGCAGGGCCTGGCCGGCGTGCCGGCGGTGATGGAGGAGATTGCCGGGCGGCGGTTCCTCGGCAAGGCGGTGGTCGTGCCCTGA
- a CDS encoding enoyl-CoA hydratase/isomerase family protein has product MSGTEAVLVEDRGAVRLLTLNQPERRNALSPLVREALHDALAPAMADPQVRAVVITGAGGTFCAGGDLSAMTPGAGLAGRDRVERLQRIGRLLLGGPKVVIAAVEGHAVGAGLALAAACDLVVAASDARFTSAFDKVGLMPDLGALWTLPWRIGMGATRRFVFAGEAVTGDEARAMGLADFVSSPGGALDLALERAAAIAAGPTRAFALAKSMLAMHPSTLDPFLRAEADAQGLLFTSEDFAEGRAAFLEKRKASFSGF; this is encoded by the coding sequence ATGAGTGGGACAGAGGCCGTTCTCGTGGAGGATCGCGGCGCGGTGCGCCTTCTCACCCTCAACCAGCCGGAACGGCGCAATGCGCTGTCCCCGCTTGTGCGGGAAGCGCTGCATGATGCCCTCGCCCCCGCCATGGCGGACCCGCAGGTGCGGGCCGTCGTCATCACCGGCGCGGGCGGTACCTTCTGCGCAGGGGGCGATCTTTCTGCCATGACACCGGGCGCCGGCCTTGCCGGGCGTGACCGGGTGGAGCGGCTTCAGCGCATCGGCCGCCTGCTGCTGGGCGGCCCGAAAGTGGTGATCGCGGCGGTGGAGGGCCACGCGGTGGGCGCGGGCCTTGCCCTTGCCGCTGCCTGCGACCTGGTGGTGGCGGCCAGCGATGCCCGTTTCACCAGCGCCTTCGACAAGGTGGGCCTGATGCCGGATCTCGGCGCGCTCTGGACCTTGCCGTGGCGCATCGGCATGGGCGCCACCCGGCGCTTCGTCTTTGCCGGTGAGGCGGTGACGGGGGATGAGGCGCGCGCAATGGGCCTAGCTGATTTCGTCAGCTCGCCAGGGGGGGCCCTTGATCTGGCTCTGGAGCGGGCCGCCGCCATCGCCGCGGGTCCGACGCGTGCGTTCGCGCTGGCAAAATCCATGCTGGCCATGCACCCGAGCACCCTCGACCCCTTCTTGCGGGCGGAAGCGGACGCGCAAGGCCTGCTCTTTACCTCGGAAGACTTCGCCGAGGGCCGCGCCGCCTTCCTGGAGAAGCGCAAGGCGAGCTTTTCTGGCTTCTGA
- a CDS encoding acyl-CoA dehydrogenase family protein, whose translation MDGSVAGQPDFEAYLAKVRAFTRDVLRPAERQVERDDAIPDAVVDGMRRLGLFGITLPPAYGGLGWSMEQQVRLTFEFTQASAVYRSRFSTTIGLTSQVVLDYGTQDQRDRYLPGMASGAITGAFCLTEEAAGSDAGAVETVAVKEGDTYVLTGHKRYITNAPDADLFMIVARTGDASSGGKGLSCFLVERGVDGLSTPPHDRMMGQRGSHVGEVHLDGVRVPASALLGGEEGNGLKKALRGINHARTHVAATCVGQSLRLMEEAKAYLSSRRQFGQPIGSFQAMQVLLGESQAEIAAARALVLQCARQFDVGPIPHVEIACAKLFASEVVGRVADRVVQMFGGQGYLEEQAVARLYRDVRLFRIFEGTSQIQQINIARQVLREEAA comes from the coding sequence ATGGACGGGTCGGTGGCCGGTCAGCCGGATTTCGAGGCCTATCTGGCAAAGGTGCGGGCCTTCACGCGGGACGTGCTGCGCCCCGCCGAGCGACAGGTGGAGCGGGACGACGCCATCCCGGATGCGGTGGTGGACGGCATGCGCCGGCTCGGTCTGTTCGGCATCACCTTGCCGCCCGCTTATGGCGGGCTCGGCTGGAGCATGGAGCAGCAGGTGCGGCTCACCTTCGAGTTCACCCAGGCTTCGGCGGTTTATCGCTCGCGCTTTTCCACCACCATCGGGCTCACCTCCCAGGTGGTGCTGGACTATGGCACGCAAGACCAGCGCGACCGCTATCTGCCCGGCATGGCATCAGGGGCCATCACCGGCGCCTTCTGTCTGACAGAGGAGGCGGCGGGCAGCGATGCCGGGGCGGTGGAGACGGTGGCGGTGAAAGAGGGGGACACCTATGTCCTCACCGGACACAAGCGCTACATCACCAACGCGCCGGACGCCGATCTCTTCATGATCGTCGCGCGCACGGGGGATGCGTCCTCCGGCGGCAAGGGCCTGTCCTGCTTCCTGGTGGAGCGGGGCGTGGACGGCCTGTCCACCCCGCCCCATGACCGCATGATGGGCCAGCGCGGCTCCCATGTGGGCGAGGTGCACCTCGACGGCGTGCGAGTGCCGGCGTCCGCCTTGCTCGGCGGCGAGGAGGGGAACGGCCTGAAGAAGGCGCTGCGCGGCATCAACCATGCCCGCACCCATGTGGCCGCCACCTGCGTCGGACAATCCCTGCGGCTCATGGAGGAGGCGAAGGCCTATCTCTCCAGCCGCCGACAGTTCGGCCAGCCCATTGGCTCCTTCCAGGCCATGCAGGTGCTCCTGGGCGAGAGCCAGGCGGAGATCGCGGCCGCCCGCGCCCTGGTGCTGCAATGCGCCCGGCAGTTCGATGTCGGCCCAATCCCCCATGTGGAGATCGCCTGCGCCAAACTGTTCGCCAGCGAGGTGGTAGGACGGGTGGCCGACAGGGTGGTGCAGATGTTCGGCGGCCAGGGCTATTTGGAGGAGCAGGCGGTGGCGCGGCTCTATCGGGATGTGCGCTTGTTCCGCATCTTCGAGGGCACCTCGCAGATCCAGCAGATCAACATTGCCCGCCAGGTGCTGAGGGAAGAGGCGGCCTGA
- a CDS encoding tripartite tricarboxylate transporter substrate binding protein: MTTDQTFTRRALAAAALAALAITISPASPVKAAEACTTDTVTLVVPYAPGGVVDLIGRVVADDLRTSIGHNVIVENKPGAGSNIGTAAVARAAPDGRTLIVASAAHTINPSIYAKQPFDAITSFAPVGMIGVVPNLIVVPPDFPAKTMQDLIAYAKANPGKVDFGSAGTGSSPHLAMEMLKVKTGIDMLHVPYSGQPQAVQDLLGGRIQAMALTMTLALPLVKEGKLKALAITSDTRSDALPDVPTVAETVSPGFNVVTYLALLAPAGTPPKTVDCLAKALQAGLAKPEVVARLKPLGATVTPSTPAELGAFLEKDKANWADVISKANIKVQ; the protein is encoded by the coding sequence ATGACGACAGACCAGACCTTCACGCGCCGCGCACTGGCAGCCGCGGCCTTGGCCGCGCTCGCCATCACTATCTCACCGGCATCGCCCGTGAAAGCGGCTGAGGCCTGCACCACCGACACCGTGACCCTGGTGGTGCCCTATGCGCCCGGCGGCGTGGTGGACCTGATCGGGCGCGTGGTGGCGGACGACCTGCGGACCAGCATCGGCCACAATGTGATCGTGGAGAACAAGCCCGGCGCCGGCAGCAATATCGGCACGGCGGCGGTCGCCCGTGCGGCGCCCGACGGGCGCACCCTGATCGTTGCCTCCGCCGCCCACACCATCAATCCGTCCATCTATGCCAAGCAGCCCTTCGATGCGATCACGTCTTTCGCGCCCGTGGGCATGATCGGCGTGGTGCCGAACCTCATCGTGGTGCCGCCGGACTTTCCGGCCAAGACCATGCAGGACCTCATCGCCTATGCGAAGGCCAATCCCGGCAAGGTGGATTTCGGTTCGGCCGGCACCGGCTCCTCGCCGCACCTGGCCATGGAGATGCTGAAGGTGAAGACCGGCATCGACATGCTCCACGTGCCCTATTCCGGCCAGCCCCAGGCGGTGCAGGATCTCCTGGGCGGGCGCATCCAGGCCATGGCCTTGACCATGACGCTGGCGCTGCCCCTGGTGAAGGAAGGCAAGCTGAAGGCCCTCGCCATCACCTCCGACACGCGCTCCGACGCGCTCCCTGACGTGCCCACCGTGGCCGAGACGGTGAGCCCCGGCTTCAACGTGGTCACCTATCTTGCGCTCCTGGCACCCGCGGGCACGCCGCCCAAGACGGTGGATTGCCTCGCCAAGGCGCTCCAGGCCGGGCTTGCCAAGCCCGAAGTGGTGGCGCGCCTCAAGCCGCTCGGCGCCACCGTCACCCCCTCCACCCCCGCCGAACTCGGCGCCTTCCTGGAAAAGGACAAGGCCAATTGGGCGGACGTGATCTCCAAGGCCAACATCAAGGTGCAGTGA
- a CDS encoding TetR/AcrR family transcriptional regulator produces the protein MSESKAPAPARGRPPGSGRGRPAGTVRPRPVDGEPAVESDRTTREHLLETAERLFARNGIDGTSMREINRAADQQNASAIHYYFGSKEALVTAILDQRMSAVNEARMNVLDALEAAGMAGNLRRVTEAFILPLAAQTNDGTGSNNYIGFLAQFYASHQFDIWTIARDRHDESLSRVVSLIHRILPALPRSLVRDRVSIALRQAIYALADFERDSAAGRSPMVLGRDGFIANLVDMTEGALSAPLSEATRRALERPA, from the coding sequence ATGAGCGAAAGCAAGGCACCGGCGCCTGCCCGGGGACGCCCACCGGGATCAGGGCGCGGCCGCCCCGCCGGAACCGTGCGTCCCCGCCCCGTCGATGGCGAGCCGGCGGTGGAGAGCGACCGCACGACACGCGAGCATCTGCTGGAGACGGCCGAACGCCTGTTCGCCCGCAACGGCATAGACGGCACCTCCATGCGCGAGATCAACCGCGCGGCGGACCAGCAGAATGCCTCGGCCATCCATTACTATTTCGGCTCGAAGGAGGCCCTGGTCACAGCCATCCTCGACCAGCGCATGTCGGCGGTGAACGAAGCCCGCATGAACGTGCTGGACGCCCTTGAGGCCGCCGGAATGGCGGGGAACCTGCGGCGGGTGACGGAGGCTTTCATCCTGCCCTTGGCGGCGCAGACCAATGACGGGACAGGATCCAACAATTATATCGGCTTCCTGGCCCAGTTCTATGCCAGCCACCAGTTCGACATCTGGACCATCGCACGGGACCGGCATGATGAGAGTCTCTCGCGGGTGGTGAGCCTCATCCACCGCATCCTGCCCGCCTTGCCCCGTTCGCTGGTGCGAGACCGCGTCTCCATCGCGCTGCGCCAGGCCATCTATGCCCTGGCGGATTTCGAGCGCGACAGCGCCGCCGGCCGCAGCCCCATGGTGCTGGGACGCGACGGCTTCATCGCCAATCTGGTGGACATGACGGAAGGAGCGCTATCGGCTCCGCTTTCGGAGGCGACGCGCCGGGCGCTGGAACGACCGGCCTGA
- a CDS encoding FTR1 family iron permease, with protein MLAALIIVFREVLEAGLIVGVMLAASEGIRGRGLVISLGIAGGVVGSALIALFAERIANLFDGSGQELLNAAILSVAVVMLVWTVVWMASHGREMVMEMKAVGRDVKEGRRPIAALGIVVGMAVLREGVEIVLFMYGLTVSGGETAANVALGFALGILAGAAVSYVLYRGLVAIPVKHLFKTTTILITLLAAGLSAQAVGILQDSGFIQSLADPVWNSTWLLADDSAVGRVLRTLVGYRAEPTGMQVIAYVATVAVIVGLSYAVNGRIAKAKQMSHQGAKPAAGAGRAV; from the coding sequence ATGTTGGCAGCGTTGATCATCGTGTTTCGCGAGGTGCTGGAGGCGGGCCTGATCGTGGGCGTCATGCTGGCGGCGTCCGAAGGCATTCGCGGGCGCGGATTAGTGATCAGCCTCGGCATCGCCGGCGGCGTGGTCGGCTCTGCCCTTATCGCGCTGTTCGCCGAACGCATCGCCAATCTCTTCGACGGCTCGGGCCAGGAATTGCTGAACGCCGCCATCCTTTCCGTGGCGGTGGTGATGCTGGTCTGGACGGTGGTGTGGATGGCCAGCCATGGCCGCGAAATGGTCATGGAAATGAAGGCGGTCGGCCGCGACGTGAAAGAGGGCCGGCGCCCCATCGCGGCGCTGGGCATCGTCGTCGGCATGGCGGTGCTGCGCGAGGGCGTTGAGATTGTCCTGTTCATGTATGGCCTCACCGTCAGCGGCGGCGAGACAGCGGCCAATGTGGCGCTCGGTTTTGCGCTGGGGATCCTCGCCGGCGCTGCGGTGTCCTATGTGCTCTATCGCGGGCTCGTGGCCATTCCGGTCAAGCACCTGTTCAAGACCACCACCATCCTCATCACCCTGCTGGCCGCCGGCTTGTCGGCCCAGGCCGTGGGCATCCTGCAGGATTCAGGCTTCATCCAGAGCCTCGCGGACCCCGTCTGGAACAGCACCTGGCTGCTGGCGGATGACAGCGCGGTGGGCCGGGTCCTGCGCACGCTGGTCGGTTATCGCGCCGAGCCGACGGGCATGCAGGTCATCGCCTATGTGGCGACGGTGGCGGTGATCGTGGGCCTGTCCTACGCGGTCAACGGCCGTATCGCCAAGGCCAAGCAGATGTCCCATCAGGGCGCCAAGCCGGCCGCCGGCGCCGGCCGCGCGGTTTAG
- a CDS encoding imelysin family protein, whose product MRAKFAAAALALAVGLGGSIAPVAAETKPAATQAAGPKARDVIVSYANQAEAMYTNSYLAAKEMQTAIEALIANPSAQTQQAAKDAWKKARDPYQITEAFRFGNKIVDEWEGNVNAWPLDEGLIDYLDKSRGTSSDENPLYAANVIASKTIRIGKKTVDVSKITPKLLHDLNSAAGVESNVASGWHAIEFLLWGKDLHGTERGAGERPWTDYDTKACTGGNCERRAQYLKVATQTLVDDLKEMADDWGAKGKARAALLKKKDKAGLAVIFTGLGSLSYGELAGERMKLGLLLHDPEEEHDCFSDNTHNSHYYDEVGIQDVYYGRFTRIDGTTFSGPSVADLVRAKDAKIADEIDAKMAAALAALKAIKDTADSGEMFYDMMLAEGNAKGNKLIQDGVDALVAQAHAIERGVAALKIQIKVEGSESLDNPEAAKKK is encoded by the coding sequence ATGCGCGCGAAGTTTGCCGCCGCCGCACTCGCCCTTGCCGTGGGGCTCGGGGGCTCCATTGCCCCCGTTGCGGCCGAGACCAAGCCCGCCGCCACGCAGGCCGCCGGGCCGAAGGCGCGGGACGTGATCGTGAGCTACGCCAACCAGGCGGAAGCCATGTACACGAACTCCTATCTGGCCGCGAAGGAGATGCAGACCGCCATCGAGGCGCTCATCGCCAATCCCAGCGCGCAGACCCAACAGGCCGCCAAGGACGCCTGGAAGAAGGCCCGCGATCCCTATCAGATCACCGAGGCCTTCCGGTTCGGCAACAAGATCGTCGACGAGTGGGAAGGCAATGTGAATGCTTGGCCGCTGGACGAAGGCCTGATCGACTATCTCGACAAGTCGCGCGGCACCTCCTCCGACGAAAACCCCCTCTATGCGGCCAATGTCATCGCCAGCAAGACCATCCGCATCGGCAAGAAGACCGTGGACGTGAGCAAGATCACGCCCAAGCTCCTGCACGACCTCAACTCCGCCGCCGGCGTAGAATCCAACGTGGCGAGCGGCTGGCACGCCATCGAATTCCTCCTCTGGGGTAAGGACTTGCACGGCACCGAACGCGGCGCCGGCGAGCGGCCCTGGACCGACTACGACACCAAGGCCTGCACCGGCGGCAATTGCGAGCGCCGCGCGCAATATCTGAAGGTCGCCACCCAGACGCTGGTGGACGACCTGAAGGAAATGGCCGACGACTGGGGCGCCAAGGGCAAGGCCCGCGCCGCCCTCCTGAAGAAGAAGGACAAGGCCGGCCTCGCCGTCATCTTCACTGGCCTCGGCTCGCTCTCTTATGGCGAACTGGCCGGCGAGCGCATGAAGCTCGGCCTGCTGCTGCACGATCCCGAGGAGGAGCATGACTGCTTCTCCGACAACACCCACAACTCGCATTATTATGACGAGGTGGGCATCCAGGACGTCTATTACGGCCGCTTCACCCGTATCGACGGCACCACTTTCTCCGGCCCCTCGGTGGCGGACTTGGTGCGCGCCAAGGATGCCAAGATCGCCGACGAGATCGACGCAAAGATGGCTGCCGCGCTCGCTGCGTTGAAGGCCATCAAGGACACCGCCGACAGCGGCGAGATGTTCTACGACATGATGCTCGCGGAAGGGAATGCGAAGGGCAACAAGCTGATCCAGGACGGCGTCGACGCCCTGGTGGCCCAGGCCCACGCCATTGAGCGCGGCGTCGCGGCCCTCAAGATCCAGATCAAGGTGGAAGGCTCCGAGAGCCTCGACAACCCCGAGGCCGCCAAGAAGAAGTGA
- a CDS encoding multicopper oxidase family protein, with translation MISRRGMLLGGAAMGLVAAAPSAIGQVPSVDTLPPTAPVKRIALTAREIETRLLGPDKPATKHFCAYDGEPFKIFRFERGTRLAVDFENLLPDPTTVHWHGIRVPNLSDGVAPLTQEVIAPGGRFSYNVPLPDGGFYFFHPHCDETGQVGRGLFALLIVDDPQERKVHFDAECFIVVKDWRLGEDGQWIEMSTDEGAATAGTFGTVRATNGSVIPPRVEVPAYGDVRVRAIVADATRVIDLGTDHDDAALIAVDGQALLPPALTDHLPDGIWRMGPAMRADLQVRMPGPGQEVKVYDYRSSEPYLLTTLVAVDKGLKKTPFKPKALPASTAPMPDLKSPKTLDFLVQVSAGATAIGVPLPDDDPLAKALVDSLCVGAKTHWAISRDSWATGEALRLPPPLSQLSAGTTYVVNCTNVTKHVHPMHLHGHVFRVLSSSKKTGMPQYLADTVIVEPNETVKFAFKATSGNWVFHCHILEHMDTGLMGWFRVS, from the coding sequence ATGATTTCAAGGCGCGGCATGCTGCTCGGCGGCGCGGCGATGGGCTTGGTGGCGGCTGCCCCTTCGGCCATCGGACAGGTGCCCTCGGTGGATACCTTGCCGCCCACTGCCCCGGTCAAGCGCATCGCGCTCACCGCGCGCGAGATCGAGACCCGGCTGCTGGGGCCGGACAAGCCCGCTACCAAGCATTTCTGCGCCTATGACGGCGAGCCCTTCAAGATCTTCCGGTTTGAGCGCGGCACGCGTCTCGCGGTGGATTTCGAGAACCTTTTGCCCGACCCGACCACTGTGCACTGGCACGGCATCAGGGTGCCCAACCTCTCCGACGGCGTCGCCCCCCTCACCCAGGAGGTGATCGCCCCCGGCGGACGCTTCAGCTACAATGTGCCGCTGCCCGATGGCGGCTTTTATTTCTTCCATCCGCATTGCGACGAGACCGGTCAGGTGGGACGTGGCCTGTTCGCGCTGCTGATCGTCGACGACCCTCAGGAGCGCAAGGTACATTTCGACGCCGAGTGTTTCATCGTGGTGAAGGACTGGCGCCTCGGCGAGGATGGCCAGTGGATCGAGATGAGCACGGACGAGGGCGCCGCCACCGCGGGCACGTTCGGCACCGTTCGGGCCACCAATGGCTCGGTCATCCCGCCCCGCGTGGAGGTGCCAGCCTATGGTGACGTGCGGGTGCGCGCCATCGTCGCCGATGCCACCCGTGTCATTGACCTCGGCACCGATCATGACGATGCCGCCCTGATCGCGGTGGACGGACAGGCGCTTCTTCCGCCCGCATTGACGGACCATCTGCCCGACGGCATCTGGCGCATGGGGCCGGCCATGCGGGCCGACCTGCAGGTGCGCATGCCGGGGCCGGGACAAGAGGTGAAGGTCTATGACTATCGCTCCAGCGAGCCCTATCTCCTGACCACCCTCGTGGCGGTGGACAAGGGGCTGAAGAAGACCCCCTTCAAGCCCAAGGCCCTCCCCGCCTCCACGGCACCCATGCCGGACCTCAAGAGCCCCAAGACGCTCGACTTCCTGGTGCAGGTCTCGGCGGGCGCTACCGCGATCGGCGTACCGCTGCCGGATGACGACCCACTCGCCAAGGCGCTGGTGGATTCGCTCTGCGTGGGCGCCAAAACCCATTGGGCCATCAGCCGGGATTCCTGGGCCACCGGCGAGGCGTTGCGCCTGCCACCGCCGCTGAGCCAGCTGAGCGCCGGGACCACCTATGTGGTCAATTGCACCAATGTCACCAAGCATGTGCATCCCATGCACCTGCATGGCCATGTGTTCCGCGTCCTGTCCTCGTCCAAAAAGACGGGCATGCCGCAATATCTTGCCGACACCGTGATCGTGGAGCCCAACGAGACCGTGAAGTTCGCCTTCAAGGCGACCAGCGGCAACTGGGTGTTCCACTGCCACATCCTCGAGCACATGGACACCGGCCTCATGGGCTGGTTCCGGGTGAGCTGA